DNA from Daucus carota subsp. sativus chromosome 1, DH1 v3.0, whole genome shotgun sequence:
GCATCTACGCTGCAAGGGATTGTAAGACCACCCGTCGGATGATCATATCCAAATTCTTCCTCGGCTTTCTTTAATAATTCTTGAAACAGAGGCTTCTTCAAGAATGATATTGGAATTACAAACCTATGCATATATGTTTCTCCAACATAAACTGCAAAGTGGCCTTTAGGAACATCTGCTGTTGTATTTGTAGCTTGATTAGAACACGAATGCAGCCTATTCAGAGACCTTTGCTGTTGAACTTTCTTCCTTTGCAGAATCATAGCAGGAAAATGAATCCCCATGAAGTTTTCTGTGATATTTAAGCTGTGCACTGTTTCTGACTTGAATGAATTTGGGAATGCAAGATTGGAGCTGTGAATTGTTTATCAGAGTATGTGCTTATATATAAGTTGTGGTGGACTAGGCAACATCTGTTGAGTGAGCCTTCATATTTTATTGCCCATGACTCGTCTAACGTGTTTGTAGGACCAAAGTAGACCCTGACAAGCACATAGCTTACTTCCTGATCATTGTAGCCAAAGCTAGCACAATCTTCAACTTGCACATGAGGAATTCTTGTTAGCATCTGCTGTATCTGCAAGCGCAGTTACAGGGTTCTGCAAATTATAATTGTGGTTCAATCTGTGAAACTCTGCAGTTAATTAGTCAAATGCTGCGATGTCTTCTGTTTGTCTCTCAGTTAAAATCTCATTTTGATTTACCATATTGGCCATAGTTATGAAGTTAAGAGTTTCATAAACTACCATCGTGGCTGGCGTCTCTTAAACATTGAAATGATGGAGGGATCACATGTAAACTCAAGCTCTAAAAGTTAAAACAAAGCTCTGCTAGAATCTGAACATgcaaaactcaatatataagCTTACACAGATTCGAGTCCATTACTTTTTGGCACAACTTGTTTCAATCAAATAGCTAAGGCACACAGTATAAATCTGACAATTTATTATCCATAGCaaagataatatatactaaAACATTCCAATCATCTTGTGGTACTTGTTTGTCAGAAAAGTCATGTGGGTATTAGTTCAAATCTGCAGATATGACATTAAAGATCTTTATACGATGCACGTTCAGAAATATTAACTGAAAAATCAATAATTACAATGTAGAAATAAGAATATTGCTTGATTTGGCCAACATTAGTGGAAATTGAGTGTAAAGCATTCAACTGAGTGAATAACAGCACATAGATTTTGATTTCAGACAAAAAGAAAGATACACTTGGGCATGTGCATCAGCAAGAGAAGGTTGTTAAACTGCCTGGAAAGGTATGGGTCTTAACATGAATTCTGATGTATTCTTGGATCTAACACTGGTGCATGGCCGTTAATGAGAACATGCACATCAATCAACATGCACGTACGCATATTAATTATTAGATCCGCAGACATAGATCACTTGATAGAACTTCACAGAGGCTTTAGGACATTTCTCATGCTTCGGGCTACCTCAGGGGCTTATCCTCTCCAGCTACGAAACACATATCCTCATTTCCTTGCATTTTCGTTTCAGTACGTTATTGATTTTAGAGCGAAAATGAGTATTAAAAAATAGGTAGAATATAAACAAAACCGGGGGCTATCCGCTAGTAGTAGTATTCAAGTTGTGCATGTGAGGATCATGGGCAGTCCCAGAAATAATGCAAGAACAGAGTGCATGC
Protein-coding regions in this window:
- the LOC108204865 gene encoding auxin-induced protein 15A-like, which encodes MGIHFPAMILQRKKVQQQRSLNRLHSCSNQATNTTADVPKGHFAVYVGETYMHRFVIPISFLKKPLFQELLKKAEEEFGYDHPTGGLTIPCSVDAFLNVTALLN